From one Plasmodium coatneyi strain Hackeri chromosome 9, complete sequence genomic stretch:
- a CDS encoding Casein kinase II subunit beta translates to MNISDSNKDGNDSKSDKSTSWVKWFNSRALSNFLVEVDNEYITDSFNLYGLKSEMPNFNHLLSIIAGDAPDEDDAKNVFGKDAVCLYSLIHARFITTPKGLSLMKDKYIKGDFGSCPRVSCSQHNVLPIGLFDQIKIAKVHIYCPLCQEIYKIHEEDKVYLDGSFFGTSFPHILLQTYPYYATLKTPSYCTSKIFGFSVYQNFTRTEYKIAKGEFGKLSRENFLKKNPKYLKKLKKEELQIKDT, encoded by the coding sequence ATGAATATTAGCGATTCGAACAAAGATGGCAACGATTCCAAGTCAGATAAAAGTACATCGTGGGTAAAATGGTTCAACAGTAGAGCCCTCAGTAATTTCCTAGTCGAGGTAGATAATGAGTACATTACAGATTCCTTCAATCTATATGGCCTAAAATCGGAGATGCCCAATTTTAACCATTTATTGTCCATAATAGCTGGAGACGCTCCTGATGAAGATGACGCTAAAAACGTATTTGGAAAGGATGCCGTCTGTTTATATTCTTTAATCCACGCAAGATTTATTACAACCCCTAAAGGGTTGTCGTTAATGAAGGATAAATATATCAAGGGCGATTTTGGAAGCTGCCCAAGAGTTAGTTGCTCTCAACATAATGTACTTCCAATTGGTCTGTTCGATCAAATTAAAATTGCTAAAGTGCATATTTATTGTCCACTGTGTCAAGAGATATACAAAATACATGAAGAGGACAAAGTATATTTGGATGGTTCCTTCTTTGGAACATCCTTTCCTCATATACTTTTGCAAACCTATCCTTACTATGCTACTTTGAAAACTCCTTCTTACTGCACCTCCAAAATTTTCGGATTCAGTGTCTACCAAAATTTTACCAGAACGGAATATAAAATTGCCAAGGGAGAATTTGGGAAATTGTCCAGAGAaaatttccttaaaaaaaatccaaagtatttaaaaaaattaaagaaagaagaattacAAATTAAAGATACTTAA